The genomic interval CGAACGCAACGCACACCATGAACCCCACCCGCACCCGACTCGATGCGACCCGCTGGCACTGGCAGCATGGGCCGATCGATCTGATCCTCAGCGCGGACGGCACGCCCCAGGCGGTGCAGGCCGCGTATGAGGCGTGCTGGGCGCGCTTTGTCGATGTGCTTGCGGAACTCGGGGGCGAACTGAAGCAGCTCAAGCAACCCGTTTCATCGCAAGCCGCGCTGCACGACAATGCATTGCAAGGCCCGGTTGCCCGCCGTATGTGGTCGGCCTGCCATCCTCATCGCGCGCGCTACATCACGCCGATGGCCGCCGTGGCGGGCAGCGTGGCCGATGAGCTGATCACCGCATTTGCGCGCGAAGGCGTCTCACGTGCCTTCGTCAACAACGGCGGCGACATCGCGCTGTATCTGACCGAAGGCCAGCAATACCGCGTCGGCGTGTTCGCGGACCTGGCGTCGTTCTCGGCCGTGCGGCTGTCGCGCGATCAAGCGCTCGACGCCAATCTGACGCTCGACGCCAGCCTGGCCGTTCGCGGCATCGCGACGAGCGGCTGGCGTGGCCGCAGCTTCAGCCTCGGCATTGCCGACAGCGTCACCGTGCTCGCGCGCAACGCCGCCGCCGCCGACGCTGCCGCAACCGTTATCGCCAACGCTGTCGATCTGGATCATGAGGGTATTCTGCGGCGGCCGGCTTCGTCGCTGAAAGACGAGA from Paraburkholderia phytofirmans PsJN carries:
- a CDS encoding UPF0280 family protein, whose protein sequence is MNPTRTRLDATRWHWQHGPIDLILSADGTPQAVQAAYEACWARFVDVLAELGGELKQLKQPVSSQAALHDNALQGPVARRMWSACHPHRARYITPMAAVAGSVADELITAFAREGVSRAFVNNGGDIALYLTEGQQYRVGVFADLASFSAVRLSRDQALDANLTLDASLAVRGIATSGWRGRSFSLGIADSVTVLARNAAAADAAATVIANAVDLDHEGILRRPASSLKDESDLGDMLVTVDVPTLPQPLVDFALARGVEAARRLLDQGLIEGAALFLQGRVRVAGIHDTSGLVLQSAQTKTEAPCLKYAAC